From Chlamydiales bacterium, one genomic window encodes:
- a CDS encoding acetate/propionate family kinase, which produces MVKICQKLEIGNGLMDNILVVNQGSARLKLSLFSVNQKILKLISSFDVDGDIDEVLPRFTSKKIVGIGHRLVHGGFEFCMPTKIDSTVIQHLEKYSEMAPLHNPICLKNIQECVLHFGSQMLQIAVFDTAFHQSIPKKASTYAIPYKMTLKHHIMAYGFHGIAHEALWNAYLQETKKKSAKVITVHLGGGCSITAISQGASVDTSMGFTPLQGLMMETRSGDIDPGLLEYLCLKENKSISEITKILNQDSGLLGVSGVTSKMKELLSVNGQEQANLAIEMFCYRIVKYIGAYIAILGGIDALIFSGGIGENACQIRKCVVETMQWYKVLLDVSENEKVVDLLPGEVRKISDQSSLVDVFVIGSNENYWIAGQVFQYRKRAK; this is translated from the coding sequence ATGGTGAAGATATGCCAGAAGTTAGAGATTGGAAATGGCCTTATGGATAATATTTTAGTTGTCAATCAGGGGAGCGCTAGACTTAAATTATCTCTTTTCTCTGTAAATCAGAAGATTTTGAAACTGATCTCTTCTTTCGATGTAGATGGAGATATAGATGAGGTCTTGCCAAGATTTACTTCAAAAAAAATAGTAGGAATAGGTCATAGATTAGTGCATGGTGGTTTTGAGTTTTGCATGCCTACTAAGATTGACTCTACAGTTATTCAACATCTAGAAAAATACTCTGAAATGGCACCTTTACACAATCCTATATGTTTAAAGAACATTCAAGAATGTGTTTTGCACTTTGGAAGCCAGATGTTACAAATTGCTGTTTTTGACACAGCCTTTCACCAAAGCATACCAAAGAAGGCATCTACGTACGCAATACCTTATAAAATGACTTTAAAACATCATATTATGGCATATGGATTTCATGGTATTGCTCATGAAGCGCTTTGGAATGCATACCTTCAAGAAACAAAGAAGAAATCTGCAAAAGTAATTACAGTGCATTTGGGAGGAGGGTGTTCGATAACAGCAATCAGCCAAGGGGCATCTGTGGATACATCAATGGGCTTTACACCGCTTCAAGGACTTATGATGGAGACGCGCTCTGGAGATATTGATCCTGGATTATTGGAATACCTTTGTTTAAAAGAAAATAAGTCTATTTCTGAGATTACAAAAATATTGAATCAAGACTCTGGGCTTTTAGGTGTATCAGGGGTTACATCAAAAATGAAAGAATTATTGTCTGTAAATGGACAAGAGCAAGCAAACCTTGCAATAGAGATGTTTTGCTACAGAATTGTAAAATACATAGGTGCTTATATTGCGATTTTAGGGGGCATAGATGCTCTTATTTTTAGTGGAGGAATAGGGGAGAATGCGTGCCAGATACGAAAGTGTGTTGTTGAGACTATGCAGTGGTATAAAGTTCTTCTTGATGTTAGTGAAAATGAAAAGGTAGTAGATTTGCTACCAGGAGAAGTTAGGAAAATTAGTGATCAAAGTTCATTGGTAGATGTTTTTGTGATAGGATCTAATGAAAATTACTGGATTGCAGGGCAAGTGTTTCAATATAGGAAGAGAGCAAAATGA